The Neoarius graeffei isolate fNeoGra1 chromosome 10, fNeoGra1.pri, whole genome shotgun sequence genome has a segment encoding these proteins:
- the plk2b gene encoding serine/threonine-protein kinase PLK2b isoform X1, with translation MESPRSHSNPQPTNNDRTCEQTKPSEQRRRRKEEQGANTTEFSRIITDPVTGKCYCRGKVLGKGGFAKCYELTDLSAGKVFAAKIIPHARVAKPHQRDKINREIELHRGLNHKHIVHFYHHFEDKDNIYILLEYCSRRSLAHILKARKVLTEPEVRYYLKQTVSALKYLHDQEILHRDLKLGNLFVSDSMELKVGDFGLAAKLEPVSNRRKTICGTPNYLSPEVLNKQGHGWESDVWALGCVMYTLLQGKPPFETNNLKETYRCIKEARYSLPSSLSLPARQLIASMLSRDPADRPRLDEIAQHEFLLQGFMPETLPSSCCLSAPDFHISSPAKSFFRKAAAALFGGKRDKAKYYESLNKTAKEEDDIYKLCHDLKTTSINKQPATPSAEERGSPSLPAGKPVSQATVTQPEARDTILMIVRGSLGSYSSSSECLEDSTTGSVAEAIASVLRGCLKHMPTAEKLPKASGCSSMQWVTKWVDYSNKYGFGYQLADNTVGVLFNSGTHMSLLADKTTVLQHAEMGQCAVMYTTDVPENCVGQVTILKYFAHYMEENLMDGGDMVIDTDAEKPRLYLLQWLKSDRALMMLFNDGTFQVNFYHDHTKLILCAQQDDYLLTYINEERTSATFKLSALLRAGCTSELRSRMEYALNMLQQRCKREP, from the exons ATGGAGAGCCCGAGGAGTCATTCTAACCCGCAGCCGACTAATAATGACAGGACGTGTGAGCAGACCAAACCAAGCGAGCAGCGGAGGAGAAGGAAAGAAGAGCAGGGTGCCAACACTACTGAGTTCTCACGCATCATCACGGATCCGGTCACCGGTAAATGTTACTGTCGGGGGAAAGTTCTTGGAAAG GGAGGGTTTGCGAAGTGCTACGAGCTGACCGACCTGTCCGCCGGTAAGGTGTTCGCAGCCAAAATCATCCCGCACGCGCGCGTCGCCAAACCGCACCAGCGCGACAAG ATTAACAGAGAGATCGAGCTGCACCGAGGACTGAACCACAAGCACATCGTGCATTTCTATCACCATTTTGAAGATAAAGATAACATCTATATCTTACTGGAGTACTGCAGCAGAAGA TCACTGGCACACATCCTGAAGGCACGCAAAGTGCTAACGGAACCAGAGGTAAGGTACTACCTCAAGCAGACAGTGTCTGCTCTGAAATATCTGCACGATCAAGAGATCCTACATCGAGACCTCAAACTAG GGAACCTGTTTGTGAGTGACTCAATGGAGCTGAAGGTGGGAGATTTCGGGCTGGCTGCCAAACTGGAGCCAGTGAGCAACAGGCGTAAGACGATCTGTGGCACCCCGAATTACCTTTCTCCAGAGGTGCTGAATAAACAGGGCCATGGCTGGGAGTCGGATGTCTGGGCTCTGGGCTGTGTAAT GTACACTCTGCTCCAGGGTAAGCCACCATTTGAGACCAATAACCTAAAAGAGACCTATCGCTGTATTAAAGAGGCTCGCTACTCTTTGCCTTCGTCCCTGTCGCTCCCAGCCAGGCAGCTCATTGCCAGCATGCTCTCCCGTGACCCAGCAGATCGCCCGCGGCTCGATGAGATTGCACAGCATGAATTTCTCTTACAG GGCTTCATGCCGGAAACACTGCCTTCCAGCTGCTGTCTTTCTGCTCCGGACTTCCACATCTCCAGCCCTGCCAAAAGCTTTTTCAGGAAAGCTGCTGCTGCCCTGTTTGGTGGGAAAAGAGACAAAGCCAAATACTATGAGAGTCTCA ATAAGACGGCCAAAGAAGAAGACGATATCTACAAACTTTGCCATGACCTCAAGACGACCTCTATTAATAAGCAGCCTGCCACACCATCCGCAGAG GAAAGAGGGAGTCCGTCACTGCCGGCTGGAAAGCCTGTTTCCCAGGCAACAGTGACACAGCCTGAAGCCCGAGACACCATCCTCATGATCGTCAGAGGCAGCCTCGGAAGCTACAGCAGCAGCAGTgaat GTCTGGAGGACAGTACAACAGGCTCTGTGGCAGAAGCCATTGCCAGTGTTTTAcgaggctgtctcaagcacatgcCCACAG CTGAGAAGTTACCCAAGGCTAGCGGATGCAGCAGCATGCAGTGGGTGACAAAGTGGGTGGACTATTCCAACAAATATGGCTTTGGTTATCAGCTGGCTGACAACACTGTGGGCGTCCTCTTCAACAGCGGAACGCACATGAGTCTCCTAGCTGACAAAAC GACTGTGTTGCAGCATGCTGAGATGGGTCAGTGTGCTGTGATGTACACAACAGATGTTCCTGAGAACTGTGTGGGCCAGGTCACTATTCTCAAGTACTTCGCTCACTATATGGAAGAAAACCTGATGGAT GGAGGTGATATGGTGATTGACACAGATGCTGAAAAGCCCAGACTCTATCTGCTGCAATGGTTGAAGTCAGACCGTGCCCTGATGATGCTCTTCAATGACGGCACGTTCCAG GTAAACTTCTACCACGACCACACCAAACTCATCCTGTGCGCCCAGCAGGATGACTACCTCCTGACGTACATCAACGAGGAGCGAACATCCGCCACTTTTAAACTGAGTGCACTCCTGAGGGCCGGATGCACATCAGAGCTGcgcagccgcatggaatacgcacTCAACATGCTCCAACAGAGATGCAAAAGAGAGCCTTGA
- the plk2b gene encoding serine/threonine-protein kinase PLK2b isoform X2 produces MTGRVSRPNQASSGGEGKKSRVPTLLSSHASSRIRSPGGFAKCYELTDLSAGKVFAAKIIPHARVAKPHQRDKINREIELHRGLNHKHIVHFYHHFEDKDNIYILLEYCSRRSLAHILKARKVLTEPEVRYYLKQTVSALKYLHDQEILHRDLKLGNLFVSDSMELKVGDFGLAAKLEPVSNRRKTICGTPNYLSPEVLNKQGHGWESDVWALGCVMYTLLQGKPPFETNNLKETYRCIKEARYSLPSSLSLPARQLIASMLSRDPADRPRLDEIAQHEFLLQGFMPETLPSSCCLSAPDFHISSPAKSFFRKAAAALFGGKRDKAKYYESLNKTAKEEDDIYKLCHDLKTTSINKQPATPSAEERGSPSLPAGKPVSQATVTQPEARDTILMIVRGSLGSYSSSSECLEDSTTGSVAEAIASVLRGCLKHMPTAEKLPKASGCSSMQWVTKWVDYSNKYGFGYQLADNTVGVLFNSGTHMSLLADKTTVLQHAEMGQCAVMYTTDVPENCVGQVTILKYFAHYMEENLMDGGDMVIDTDAEKPRLYLLQWLKSDRALMMLFNDGTFQVNFYHDHTKLILCAQQDDYLLTYINEERTSATFKLSALLRAGCTSELRSRMEYALNMLQQRCKREP; encoded by the exons ATGACAGGACGTGTGAGCAGACCAAACCAAGCGAGCAGCGGAGGAGAAGGAAAGAAGAGCAGGGTGCCAACACTACTGAGTTCTCACGCATCATCACGGATCCGGTCACCG GGAGGGTTTGCGAAGTGCTACGAGCTGACCGACCTGTCCGCCGGTAAGGTGTTCGCAGCCAAAATCATCCCGCACGCGCGCGTCGCCAAACCGCACCAGCGCGACAAG ATTAACAGAGAGATCGAGCTGCACCGAGGACTGAACCACAAGCACATCGTGCATTTCTATCACCATTTTGAAGATAAAGATAACATCTATATCTTACTGGAGTACTGCAGCAGAAGA TCACTGGCACACATCCTGAAGGCACGCAAAGTGCTAACGGAACCAGAGGTAAGGTACTACCTCAAGCAGACAGTGTCTGCTCTGAAATATCTGCACGATCAAGAGATCCTACATCGAGACCTCAAACTAG GGAACCTGTTTGTGAGTGACTCAATGGAGCTGAAGGTGGGAGATTTCGGGCTGGCTGCCAAACTGGAGCCAGTGAGCAACAGGCGTAAGACGATCTGTGGCACCCCGAATTACCTTTCTCCAGAGGTGCTGAATAAACAGGGCCATGGCTGGGAGTCGGATGTCTGGGCTCTGGGCTGTGTAAT GTACACTCTGCTCCAGGGTAAGCCACCATTTGAGACCAATAACCTAAAAGAGACCTATCGCTGTATTAAAGAGGCTCGCTACTCTTTGCCTTCGTCCCTGTCGCTCCCAGCCAGGCAGCTCATTGCCAGCATGCTCTCCCGTGACCCAGCAGATCGCCCGCGGCTCGATGAGATTGCACAGCATGAATTTCTCTTACAG GGCTTCATGCCGGAAACACTGCCTTCCAGCTGCTGTCTTTCTGCTCCGGACTTCCACATCTCCAGCCCTGCCAAAAGCTTTTTCAGGAAAGCTGCTGCTGCCCTGTTTGGTGGGAAAAGAGACAAAGCCAAATACTATGAGAGTCTCA ATAAGACGGCCAAAGAAGAAGACGATATCTACAAACTTTGCCATGACCTCAAGACGACCTCTATTAATAAGCAGCCTGCCACACCATCCGCAGAG GAAAGAGGGAGTCCGTCACTGCCGGCTGGAAAGCCTGTTTCCCAGGCAACAGTGACACAGCCTGAAGCCCGAGACACCATCCTCATGATCGTCAGAGGCAGCCTCGGAAGCTACAGCAGCAGCAGTgaat GTCTGGAGGACAGTACAACAGGCTCTGTGGCAGAAGCCATTGCCAGTGTTTTAcgaggctgtctcaagcacatgcCCACAG CTGAGAAGTTACCCAAGGCTAGCGGATGCAGCAGCATGCAGTGGGTGACAAAGTGGGTGGACTATTCCAACAAATATGGCTTTGGTTATCAGCTGGCTGACAACACTGTGGGCGTCCTCTTCAACAGCGGAACGCACATGAGTCTCCTAGCTGACAAAAC GACTGTGTTGCAGCATGCTGAGATGGGTCAGTGTGCTGTGATGTACACAACAGATGTTCCTGAGAACTGTGTGGGCCAGGTCACTATTCTCAAGTACTTCGCTCACTATATGGAAGAAAACCTGATGGAT GGAGGTGATATGGTGATTGACACAGATGCTGAAAAGCCCAGACTCTATCTGCTGCAATGGTTGAAGTCAGACCGTGCCCTGATGATGCTCTTCAATGACGGCACGTTCCAG GTAAACTTCTACCACGACCACACCAAACTCATCCTGTGCGCCCAGCAGGATGACTACCTCCTGACGTACATCAACGAGGAGCGAACATCCGCCACTTTTAAACTGAGTGCACTCCTGAGGGCCGGATGCACATCAGAGCTGcgcagccgcatggaatacgcacTCAACATGCTCCAACAGAGATGCAAAAGAGAGCCTTGA